One segment of Drosophila mauritiana strain mau12 chromosome 3R, ASM438214v1, whole genome shotgun sequence DNA contains the following:
- the LOC117143727 gene encoding cecropin-B, protein MNFNKIFVFVALILAISLGNTEAGWLRKLGKKIERIGQHTRDASIQVLGIAQQAANVAATARG, encoded by the exons ATGAACTTCAACAAGATCTTCGTCTTCGTGGCCCTCATCCTGGCCATCAGCCTGGGAAACACAGAGGCTGGTTGGCTTAGGAAGCTGGGAAAGAAAATC GAACGCATTGGCCAGCACACCAGGGATGCCTCAATCCAGGTCCTCGGAATCGCCCAACAAGCCGCCAATGTTGCAGCCACCGCTCGAGGTTGA
- the LOC117142296 gene encoding andropin, with the protein MKYFVVLVVLALILAITVGPSDAVFIDILDKMENAIHKAAQAGIGIAKPIEKMILPK; encoded by the exons ATGAAATACTTTGTGGTCCTTGTCGTCCTGGCCCTCATTTTGGCCATCACCGTGGGTCCTTCGGATGCAGTGTTCATTGATATTCTTGACAAAATG GAAAACGCAATACACAAAGCTGCTCAAGCGGGAATTGGCATAGCTAAGCCCATTGAAAAAATGATCTTGCCGAAGTAA
- the LOC117143478 gene encoding cecropin-A1 — MNFYNIFVFVALILAITIGQSEAGWLKKIGKKIERVGQHTRDATIQGLGVAQQAANVAATARG, encoded by the exons ATGAACTTCTACAACATCTTCGTTTTCGTCGCTCTCATTCTGGCCATCACCATTGGACAATCGGAAGCTGGCTGGCTGAAGAAAATTGGCAAGAAAATC GAACGCGTTGGTCAGCACACTCGGGATGCCACAATCCAGGGACTGGGAGTTGCTCAACAGGCCGCCAATGTCGCCGCCACTGCCCGAGGTTGA
- the LOC117143514 gene encoding cecropin-C, translating to MNFYKIFVFVALILAISIGQSEAGWLKKLGKRIERIGQHTRDATIQGLGIAQQAANVAATARG from the exons ATGAACTTCTACAAGATCTTCGTCTTTGTCGCCCTCATCCTGGCCATCAGCATTGGACAGTCTGAAGCCGGTTGGCTGAAGAAACTGGGCAAGAGAATC GAGCGCATTGGCCAGCACACCCGGGATGCCACCATTCAAGGACTGGGGATTGCGCAACAGGCCGCCAATGTGGCAGCCACCGCCAGAGGATGA
- the LOC117142295 gene encoding 40S ribosomal protein S7 yields MAIGSKIIKPGGSDPDDFEKSIAQALVELEANSDLKPYLRDLHITRAREIEFGSKKAVIIYVPIPQQKVFQKIQIILVRELEKKFSGKHVVVIAERKILPKPTRKARNPLKQKRPRSRTLTAVYDAILEDLVFPAEIVGKRIRVKLDGSQLVKVHLDKNQQTTIEHKVDTFTSVYKKLTGRDVTFEFPDNYLNV; encoded by the exons ATGGCTATCGGCTCCAAGATTATCAAGCCCGGCGGCTCGGATCCCGATGACTTCGAGAAGTCCATTGCCCAGGCGTTGGTGGAACTCGAGGCCAACAGCGACCTGAAGCCCTACCTGCGCGATCTGCACATCACCCGTGCCCGCGAGATCGAGTTCGGCAGCAAGAAG GCCGTCATCATCTACGTGCCCATTCCACAGCAGAAGGTGTTCCAGAAGATCCAGATCATCCTGGTCCGCGAGCTGGAGAAGAAGTTCTCGGGCAAGCACGTCGTCGTGATTGCTGAGCGCAAGATCCTGCCCAAGCCCACGCGCAAGGCCCGCAACCCCCTCAAGCAGAAGCGTCCACGCTCCAGGACTCTGACCGCTGTGTACGACGCCATCCTTGAGGATCTGGTCTTCCCCGCCGAGATCGTGGGCAAGCGCATCCGCGTCAAGCTGGACGGCTCCCAGCTGGTCAAGGTGCACCTGGACAAGAACCAGCAGACCACCATTGAACACAAA GTCGACACCTTCACCTCGGTCTACAAGAAGCTGACTGGTCGCGATGTTACCTTCGAATTCCCCGACAACTACCTGAATGTCTAG